One stretch of Malus domestica chromosome 14, GDT2T_hap1 DNA includes these proteins:
- the LOC103415093 gene encoding uncharacterized protein produces the protein MSMDPNAVKTELVLILDYGSQYTHLITRRIRSLSVFSLCISGTSPLKSITDLNPRVVILSGGPHSVHTPESPSFPAGFTEWAQANGVFVLGVCYGLQLIVQRLGGVVKVGEKQEYGRMEVEVERNTGIFGSKKVGDKQVVWMSHGDEVAKLPEGFEVVARSQQGLVAAIESPARRFYGLQYHPEVTHSPEGMETLRYFLFDICKVSAGWSMENVLDEEIKVIKSTVGAEDHVICALSGGVDSTVAATLVHKAIGDRLHCIFVDNGLLRFKERERVMETFEKDLHLPVTCVDATEQFLSKLKGVVDPETKRKIIGREFICIFDAFAHDLEQKLGRKPTYLVQGTLYPDVIESCPPPGSGRTHSHTIKSHHNVGGLPKDMKLKLIEPLKLLFKDEVRELGRILDVPQGFLKRHPFPGPGLAVRVLGDVTQGNALDILRLVDEIFIRSIKDAGLYDTIWQAFAVFLPVRSVGVQGDQRTHSHVVALRAVTSQDGMTADWYYFEHKFLDDVSRKICNSVRGVNRVVQDITSKPPSTIEWE, from the exons ATGTCCATGGACCCAAACGCCGTGAAAACGGAGCTGGTCCTGATTCTCGACTATGGCTCCCAATACACCCACCTCATCACCCGCCGGATTCGATCCCTCTCCGTTTTCTCCCTCTGCATCTCCGGCACAAGCCCTCTCAAATCCATCACCGACCTCAACCCCCGCGTCGTAATCCTCTCCGGCGGGCCCCACTCCGTCCACACCCCGGAGTCCCCCAGCTTCCCGGCCGGATTCACCGAGTGGGCCCAGGCCAACGGCGTGTTTGTGCTCGGCGTCTGCTACGGGCTTCAGTTGATTGTGCAGAGGCTCGGTGGAGTGGTTAAGGTTGGGGAGAAGCAGGAGTATGGAAGGATGGAGGTTGAGGTGGAGAGAAACACCGGGATTTTCGGGTCCAAGAAGGTTGGGGATAAGCAGGTGGTTTGGATGAGCCACGGTGATGAGGTGGCGAAACTGCCGGAAGGGTTTGAGGTCGTGGCGCGGAGCCAGCAGGGATTGGTGGCTGCAATTGAGAGTCCGGCTAGGAGGTTCTATGGGTTGCAGTACCACCCGGAG GTGACTCATTCGCCAGAAGGGATGGAGACGCTTCGATACTTTTTATTTGATATTTGTAAAGTCAGTGCAGGATGGAGTATGGAAAATGTAttggatgaagaaataaaaGTTATTAAAAGCACAGTGGGGGCTGAAGATCATGTCATATGTGCGTTATCAGGAGGTGTCGATTCCACAGTTGCCGCAACTCTTGTTCATAAGGCAATTGGCGATAGGCTTCATTGTATCTTCGTTGACAATGGTTTATTGAG ATTTAAGGAGAGAGAACGTGTGATGGAAACCTTTGAAAAAGATCTTCATTTGCCTGTTACTTGTGTGGATGCCACAGAACAATTTCTTAGTAAGCTTAAAGGTGTTGTTGATCCTGagacaaaaaggaaaataattggAAGGGAGTTCATTTGCATTTTTGATGCTTTTGCACATGATTTGGAGCAAAAATTAGGGAGGAAACCTACTTACTTGGTCCAAGGGACCCTGTATCCAGATGTGATTGAATCTTGCCCACCACCTGGAAGTGGAAGGACCCACTCTCACACCATCAAGAGCCATCACAACGTTGGAGGGCTTCCCAAAGACATGAAACTGAAGCTCATTGAGCCTCTTAAACTTCTATTCAAGGATGAG GTTCGCGAATTAGGGAGGATCTTAGATGTTCCTCAGGGATTTCTCAAGCGCCATCCATTTCCTGGCCCTGGCCTTGCAGTACGAGTCTTGGGTGATGTAACTCAAGGCAATGCATTGGATATCCTCCGCCTG GTTGATGAGATATTCATACGATCAATCAAAGATGCTGGGTTGTACGATACAATCTGGCAAGCATTTGCGGTCTTTTTGCCTGTAAGATCTGTTGGGGTTCAGGGCGATCAAAGAACACATTCTCACGTTGTTGCCCTCAGAGCTGTAACAAGTCAAGATGGGATGACAGCTGACTG gTACTATTTTGAACACAAGTTCCTTGATGATGTGTCCCGAAAGATTTGCAATAGTGTTCGGGGTGTAAACAGAGTAGTTCAAGACATTACGTCAAAGCCTCCATCAACAATTGAGTGGGAATGA
- the LOC103454760 gene encoding transcription factor GLABRA 3-like isoform X2, which yields MAVPENLRKQLALAVRSIQWSYGIFWSISARQPGVLEWGDGYYNGDIKTRKTVQAIELNADQMGLQRSEQLRELYESLSAGEASPQARRPSASLSPEDLADTEWYYLVCMSFVFNIGQGLPGRTLANGKPTWLCNAHYADSKVFSRSLLAKSASIQTVVCFPFLGGVIEIGVTELVLEDPSLIQHVKTSFLEAPYPIIASKRTNPSAGSTRNDNDLACAVLDDDVVDTKFIPVVGCQEMDVTSPDDSSNCLGRPNQPVDDSFIAEGMNRGASQVQSWQFMDDEISNFVHHSMDSSDCISQTLVYPEKVLFGPKTEKVNDHCPHELKECNNTKMTSSETQGNDLQYQSVLSALLKSSHQLVLGPHFRNSHQESSFASWKRGWFVKCWTQRNKSNVNGVWRPEADEIGTNHALSERRRREKLNERFCILKSMVPSVSKEDKVSILDDAIEYLKDLEKRVEELESLREPTDSEAKIKRKLQDTVERTSDNCCNTKISNGKKPIVYKRKASDMDETEPEINHIVSKNSSSDNITVNMTNKDVLIEMKFPWREGVLLEIMDTTSRLHLDTHSVQSSTADGILSLTIKSRFRGTSIASTGTIKQALHRIARS from the exons ATGGCGGTGCCAGAGAACCTGAGAAAACAGCTTGCGCTTGCTGTGAGAAGCATCCAGTGGAGCTATGGAATCTTCTGGTCCATTTCAGCCAGGCAACCAGG GGTGTTAGAGTGGGGTGATGGGTACTACAATGGAGATATAAAGACCAGAAAAACAGTTCAAGCCATAGAACTCAATGCTGACCAAATGGGTTTGCAAAGGAGTGAGCAACTGAGAGAACTTTATGAGTCCCTCTCAGCGGGTGAAGCAAGTCCGCAGGCTAGAAGGCCTTCAGCATCATTATCACCCGAAGATCTCGCTGATACTGAGTGGTATTACCTAGTTTGTATGTCGTTCGTCTTCAACATTGGCCAAGG GTTGCCTGGAAGAACATTAGCAAATGGTAAACCTACCTGGCTATGCAATGCTCACTATGCGGATAGTAAAGTGTTTTCTCGTTCACTACTAGCAAAG AGCGCATCCATTCAG ACTGTTGTATGCTTTCCTTTTTTGGGAGGAGTGATCGAGATCGGTGTGACTGAGCTG GTTCTGGAGGACCCTAGTCTCATTCAGCATGTTAAAACATCTTTCTTGGAGGCTCCGTATCCAATAATAGCTTCCAAGAGAACCAATCCTAGTGCAGGAAGCACAAGAAACGACAATGATCTTGCCTGCGCCGTGCTTGATGATGATGTGGTTGACACCAAATTCATTCCTGTTGTAGGATGCCAAGAAATGGATGTGACTTCACCCGATGACAGTTCAAATTGTTTGGGTCGTCCGAATCAACCAGTTGATGATTCATTCATCGCTGAAGGGATGAACAGGGGAGCCTCTCAAGTGCAAAGCTGGCAGTTTATGGACGACGAGATAAGtaattttgtgcatcattcCATGGATTCCAGTGATTGTATATCTCAGACTTTGGTGTACCCAGAAAAGGTCCTCTTCGGTCCTAAGACTGAGAAGGTAAATGATCACTGTCCGCATGAACTTAAAGAGTGCaataacacaaaaatgaccTCTTCGGAAACTCAAGGCAATGACTTGCAGTATCAAAGTGTTCTTTCTGCCCTTTTAAAGAGCTCACACCAATTGGTTTTAGGGCCACACTTCCGGAATTCTCATCAGGAATCCAGCTTTGCCAGTTGGAAGAGAGGGTGGTTTGTAAAATGTTGGACACAAAGAA ATAAAAGCAATGTAAATGGAGTTTGGAGACCAGAGGCCGATGAAATTGGTACGAACCATGCATTATCTGAGAGGAGGCGAAGGGAAAAACTGAATGAAAGATTTTGCATTTTGAAATCAATGGTTCCCTCAGTTAGCAAG GAGGACAAAGTATCCATATTAGATGATGCAATTGAGTATTTGAAAGATCTTGAGAAAAGGGTTGAAGAGTTGGAATCGTTACGGGAACCAACAGATTCAGAAGCAAAAATCAAGAGGAAACTCCAAGATACAGTTGAAAGAACATCTGATAACTGTTGCAACACCAAAATTAGCAACGGGAAGAAGCCCATAGTTTATAAGAGGAAGGCCAGTGACATGGATGAAACAGAACCAGAAATCAATCACATTGTATCGAAGAACAGTTCAAGTGACAATATTACAGTGAATATGACCAACAAGGATGTTCTAATAGAGATGAAGTTTCCTTGGAGGGAAGGAGTGTTGCTAGAGATCATGGATACCACAAGCCGGCTTCATTTAGATACTCACTCAGTTCAATCATCCACCGCAGATGGGATTCTTTCCCTGACCATTAAATCCAGG TTCAGGGGGACGAGTATTGCATCAACGGGCACAATCAAGCAAGCACTTCACAGAATTGCCAGAAGTTGA
- the LOC103454760 gene encoding transcription factor EGL1-like isoform X1: MAVPENLRKQLALAVRSIQWSYGIFWSISARQPGVLEWGDGYYNGDIKTRKTVQAIELNADQMGLQRSEQLRELYESLSAGEASPQARRPSASLSPEDLADTEWYYLVCMSFVFNIGQGLPGRTLANGKPTWLCNAHYADSKVFSRSLLAKSASIQTVVCFPFLGGVIEIGVTELVLEDPSLIQHVKTSFLEAPYPIIASKRTNPSAGSTRNDNDLACAVLDDDVVDTKFIPVVGCQEMDVTSPDDSSNCLGRPNQPVDDSFIAEGMNRGASQVQSWQFMDDEISNFVHHSMDSSDCISQTLVYPEKVLFGPKTEKVNDHCPHELKECNNTKMTSSETQGNDLQYQSVLSALLKSSHQLVLGPHFRNSHQESSFASWKRGWFVKCWTQRSGTPQKLLKKILFEVPQMHVDCVLVSPADKSNVNGVWRPEADEIGTNHALSERRRREKLNERFCILKSMVPSVSKEDKVSILDDAIEYLKDLEKRVEELESLREPTDSEAKIKRKLQDTVERTSDNCCNTKISNGKKPIVYKRKASDMDETEPEINHIVSKNSSSDNITVNMTNKDVLIEMKFPWREGVLLEIMDTTSRLHLDTHSVQSSTADGILSLTIKSRFRGTSIASTGTIKQALHRIARS; this comes from the exons ATGGCGGTGCCAGAGAACCTGAGAAAACAGCTTGCGCTTGCTGTGAGAAGCATCCAGTGGAGCTATGGAATCTTCTGGTCCATTTCAGCCAGGCAACCAGG GGTGTTAGAGTGGGGTGATGGGTACTACAATGGAGATATAAAGACCAGAAAAACAGTTCAAGCCATAGAACTCAATGCTGACCAAATGGGTTTGCAAAGGAGTGAGCAACTGAGAGAACTTTATGAGTCCCTCTCAGCGGGTGAAGCAAGTCCGCAGGCTAGAAGGCCTTCAGCATCATTATCACCCGAAGATCTCGCTGATACTGAGTGGTATTACCTAGTTTGTATGTCGTTCGTCTTCAACATTGGCCAAGG GTTGCCTGGAAGAACATTAGCAAATGGTAAACCTACCTGGCTATGCAATGCTCACTATGCGGATAGTAAAGTGTTTTCTCGTTCACTACTAGCAAAG AGCGCATCCATTCAG ACTGTTGTATGCTTTCCTTTTTTGGGAGGAGTGATCGAGATCGGTGTGACTGAGCTG GTTCTGGAGGACCCTAGTCTCATTCAGCATGTTAAAACATCTTTCTTGGAGGCTCCGTATCCAATAATAGCTTCCAAGAGAACCAATCCTAGTGCAGGAAGCACAAGAAACGACAATGATCTTGCCTGCGCCGTGCTTGATGATGATGTGGTTGACACCAAATTCATTCCTGTTGTAGGATGCCAAGAAATGGATGTGACTTCACCCGATGACAGTTCAAATTGTTTGGGTCGTCCGAATCAACCAGTTGATGATTCATTCATCGCTGAAGGGATGAACAGGGGAGCCTCTCAAGTGCAAAGCTGGCAGTTTATGGACGACGAGATAAGtaattttgtgcatcattcCATGGATTCCAGTGATTGTATATCTCAGACTTTGGTGTACCCAGAAAAGGTCCTCTTCGGTCCTAAGACTGAGAAGGTAAATGATCACTGTCCGCATGAACTTAAAGAGTGCaataacacaaaaatgaccTCTTCGGAAACTCAAGGCAATGACTTGCAGTATCAAAGTGTTCTTTCTGCCCTTTTAAAGAGCTCACACCAATTGGTTTTAGGGCCACACTTCCGGAATTCTCATCAGGAATCCAGCTTTGCCAGTTGGAAGAGAGGGTGGTTTGTAAAATGTTGGACACAAAGAAGTGGAACACCACAAAAACTACTGAAGAAGATTTTGTTTGAAGTTCCTCAGATGCATGTTGATTGTGTGCTAGTGTCCCCAGCAGATAAAAGCAATGTAAATGGAGTTTGGAGACCAGAGGCCGATGAAATTGGTACGAACCATGCATTATCTGAGAGGAGGCGAAGGGAAAAACTGAATGAAAGATTTTGCATTTTGAAATCAATGGTTCCCTCAGTTAGCAAG GAGGACAAAGTATCCATATTAGATGATGCAATTGAGTATTTGAAAGATCTTGAGAAAAGGGTTGAAGAGTTGGAATCGTTACGGGAACCAACAGATTCAGAAGCAAAAATCAAGAGGAAACTCCAAGATACAGTTGAAAGAACATCTGATAACTGTTGCAACACCAAAATTAGCAACGGGAAGAAGCCCATAGTTTATAAGAGGAAGGCCAGTGACATGGATGAAACAGAACCAGAAATCAATCACATTGTATCGAAGAACAGTTCAAGTGACAATATTACAGTGAATATGACCAACAAGGATGTTCTAATAGAGATGAAGTTTCCTTGGAGGGAAGGAGTGTTGCTAGAGATCATGGATACCACAAGCCGGCTTCATTTAGATACTCACTCAGTTCAATCATCCACCGCAGATGGGATTCTTTCCCTGACCATTAAATCCAGG TTCAGGGGGACGAGTATTGCATCAACGGGCACAATCAAGCAAGCACTTCACAGAATTGCCAGAAGTTGA